The following proteins are encoded in a genomic region of Coregonus clupeaformis isolate EN_2021a chromosome 14, ASM2061545v1, whole genome shotgun sequence:
- the LOC121580841 gene encoding induced stolen tip protein TUB8: MVDEEAAPVEMVDEEAAPVEMVDEEAAPEEEEAAAVEEEAVPAEEEVDAVEQAVEEEASPAEEEAAPVEEEPAEEEALEEEAAPAEEEEVEETAEEEEADAESEETQEEEALQEEFPEEADEFDEAVELTEELTQAEEQIEDARTET, encoded by the exons ATGGTTGACGAAGAGGCTGCACCTGTTGAGATGGTTGACGAAGAGGCTGCACCTGTTGAGATGGTTGACGAAGAGGCTGCACCTGAGGAGGAAGAGGCTGCAGCCGTTGAGGAGGAAGCCGTCCCAGCTGAGGAGGAAGTTGATGCCGTAGAACAGGCTGTTGAGGAAGAGGCCTCCCCCGCAGAAGAAGAGGCTGCACCAGTTGAGGAGGAGCCAGCAGAAGAGGAGGCACTGGAAGAGGAGGCAGCACCAGCAGAAGAGG AAGAGGTAGAAGAAACAGCAGAAGAAGAGGAAGCAGATGCTGAATCAGAAGAAACTCAAGAGGAGGAAGCTCTTCAGGAAGAGTTTCCAG AGGAGGCAGATGAATTTGATGAGGCAGTTGAGTTGACAG AAGAACTTACCCAGGCAGAAGAACAGATTGAAGATGCGCGAACAG AAACGTAG
- the LOC121581697 gene encoding vicilin-like seed storage protein At2g18540 isoform X1: MEEPIVEPTRVLEPAVVVEQTEEGKAQLASKNGKKPEGAGGSSFFTWFMVLALLGVWTSVAVVYFDLVDYQGVIVKAKDMHITLSETLQGKLSSYDADGDGDFDVEDAKVLLDEPRRDRKRVRHRGTLPAPPFSLLRHRVDLVDTESPKTKVKKNKATEDEKPGHVAKREAQKEHPLTKDVGWKLREALKQQLAIIHERVEAKKIAKMALAEVRNILAREEEEKVLGVTRDESAKKAKVAVAARMKEEEEKIEKEEFEKALEKIRRDKEQEEEKGKKHKKEKKPEKKSGKEAEAVGQKAEAPKEAKSKEAPKASAKKLKVSDKGVRK, translated from the exons ATGGAAGAGCCAATAGTGGAACCCACCCGGGTGCTGGAACCCGCGGTGGTTGTCGAACAGACCGAAG AAGGCAAAGCACAGCTAGCCAGTAAGAATGGCAAGAAGCCTGAGGGAGCAGGAGGAAGCTCCTTCTTCACTTGGTTCATGGTGCTGGCCCTCCTGGGGGTCTGGACCTCCGTGGCCGTCGTCTATTTCGACCTGGTCGACTACCAAGGCGTCATCG TCAAGGCAAAGGACATGCACATTACCCTCTCTGAGACACTGcaag GTAAACTTTCGTCCTATGACGCCGATGGAGATGGTGACTTCGATGTGGAGGAtgctaaagtattgctag ATGAACCTCGACGCGatcggaaaagagtgagacacaGAGGTACTTTACCTGCTCCCCCATTCTCTCTGCTGAGACACAGAG TCGACTTAGTTGACACAGAATCTCCAAAAACAAAGGTCAAGAAAAATAAGGCGACAGAAG ATGAAAAGCCAGGACATGTTGCCAAGAGAGAAGCCCAAAAAG AACACCCTCTGACCAAAGACGTGGGCTGGAAGCTGAGGGAGGCACTAAAACAGCAGCTAGCCATCATCCATGAGCGAGTGGAAGCCAAAAAGATTGCCAAGATGGCGCTGGCCGAGGTGAGGAACATCCTGgccagggaggaggaagagaaggtcCTGGGGGTGACGAGGGATGAGTCGGCAAAGAAGGCCAAGGTGGCGGTAGCAGCTaggatgaaggaggaggaggagaagatagAGAAGGAGGAGTTTGAGAAGGCCTTGGAGAAGATTAGGAGAGAcaaagagcaggaggaggagaagggcaaGAAacataagaaggagaagaagccAGAGAAGAAGTCGGGGAAAGAGGCAGAGGCGGTGGGTCAGAAGGCAGAGGCCCCAAAAGAGGCCAAAAGTAAAGAGGCCCCCAAAGCTTCTGCTAAAAAGCTCAAGGTGTCTGATAAGGGGGTCAGGAAATGA
- the LOC121581697 gene encoding vicilin-like seed storage protein At2g18540 isoform X4 — protein MEEPIVEPTRVLEPAVVVEQTEEGKAQLASKNGKKPEGAGGSSFFTWFMVLALLGVWTSVAVVYFDLVDYQGVIGKLSSYDADGDGDFDVEDAKVLLDEPRRDRKRVRHRGTLPAPPFSLLRHRVDLVDTESPKTKVKKNKATEDEKPGHVAKREAQKEHPLTKDVGWKLREALKQQLAIIHERVEAKKIAKMALAEVRNILAREEEEKVLGVTRDESAKKAKVAVAARMKEEEEKIEKEEFEKALEKIRRDKEQEEEKGKKHKKEKKPEKKSGKEAEAVGQKAEAPKEAKSKEAPKASAKKLKVSDKGVRK, from the exons ATGGAAGAGCCAATAGTGGAACCCACCCGGGTGCTGGAACCCGCGGTGGTTGTCGAACAGACCGAAG AAGGCAAAGCACAGCTAGCCAGTAAGAATGGCAAGAAGCCTGAGGGAGCAGGAGGAAGCTCCTTCTTCACTTGGTTCATGGTGCTGGCCCTCCTGGGGGTCTGGACCTCCGTGGCCGTCGTCTATTTCGACCTGGTCGACTACCAAGGCGTCATCG GTAAACTTTCGTCCTATGACGCCGATGGAGATGGTGACTTCGATGTGGAGGAtgctaaagtattgctag ATGAACCTCGACGCGatcggaaaagagtgagacacaGAGGTACTTTACCTGCTCCCCCATTCTCTCTGCTGAGACACAGAG TCGACTTAGTTGACACAGAATCTCCAAAAACAAAGGTCAAGAAAAATAAGGCGACAGAAG ATGAAAAGCCAGGACATGTTGCCAAGAGAGAAGCCCAAAAAG AACACCCTCTGACCAAAGACGTGGGCTGGAAGCTGAGGGAGGCACTAAAACAGCAGCTAGCCATCATCCATGAGCGAGTGGAAGCCAAAAAGATTGCCAAGATGGCGCTGGCCGAGGTGAGGAACATCCTGgccagggaggaggaagagaaggtcCTGGGGGTGACGAGGGATGAGTCGGCAAAGAAGGCCAAGGTGGCGGTAGCAGCTaggatgaaggaggaggaggagaagatagAGAAGGAGGAGTTTGAGAAGGCCTTGGAGAAGATTAGGAGAGAcaaagagcaggaggaggagaagggcaaGAAacataagaaggagaagaagccAGAGAAGAAGTCGGGGAAAGAGGCAGAGGCGGTGGGTCAGAAGGCAGAGGCCCCAAAAGAGGCCAAAAGTAAAGAGGCCCCCAAAGCTTCTGCTAAAAAGCTCAAGGTGTCTGATAAGGGGGTCAGGAAATGA
- the LOC121581697 gene encoding aspartyl/asparaginyl beta-hydroxylase isoform X6, producing MEEPIVEPTRVLEPAVVVEQTEEGKAQLASKNGKKPEGAGGSSFFTWFMVLALLGVWTSVAVVYFDLVDYQGVIVKAKDMHITLSETLQGKLSSYDADGDGDFDVEDAKVLLDEPRRDRKRVRHRDEKPGHVAKREAQKEHPLTKDVGWKLREALKQQLAIIHERVEAKKIAKMALAEVRNILAREEEEKVLGVTRDESAKKAKVAVAARMKEEEEKIEKEEFEKALEKIRRDKEQEEEKGKKHKKEKKPEKKSGKEAEAVGQKAEAPKEAKSKEAPKASAKKLKVSDKGVRK from the exons ATGGAAGAGCCAATAGTGGAACCCACCCGGGTGCTGGAACCCGCGGTGGTTGTCGAACAGACCGAAG AAGGCAAAGCACAGCTAGCCAGTAAGAATGGCAAGAAGCCTGAGGGAGCAGGAGGAAGCTCCTTCTTCACTTGGTTCATGGTGCTGGCCCTCCTGGGGGTCTGGACCTCCGTGGCCGTCGTCTATTTCGACCTGGTCGACTACCAAGGCGTCATCG TCAAGGCAAAGGACATGCACATTACCCTCTCTGAGACACTGcaag GTAAACTTTCGTCCTATGACGCCGATGGAGATGGTGACTTCGATGTGGAGGAtgctaaagtattgctag ATGAACCTCGACGCGatcggaaaagagtgagacacaGAG ATGAAAAGCCAGGACATGTTGCCAAGAGAGAAGCCCAAAAAG AACACCCTCTGACCAAAGACGTGGGCTGGAAGCTGAGGGAGGCACTAAAACAGCAGCTAGCCATCATCCATGAGCGAGTGGAAGCCAAAAAGATTGCCAAGATGGCGCTGGCCGAGGTGAGGAACATCCTGgccagggaggaggaagagaaggtcCTGGGGGTGACGAGGGATGAGTCGGCAAAGAAGGCCAAGGTGGCGGTAGCAGCTaggatgaaggaggaggaggagaagatagAGAAGGAGGAGTTTGAGAAGGCCTTGGAGAAGATTAGGAGAGAcaaagagcaggaggaggagaagggcaaGAAacataagaaggagaagaagccAGAGAAGAAGTCGGGGAAAGAGGCAGAGGCGGTGGGTCAGAAGGCAGAGGCCCCAAAAGAGGCCAAAAGTAAAGAGGCCCCCAAAGCTTCTGCTAAAAAGCTCAAGGTGTCTGATAAGGGGGTCAGGAAATGA
- the LOC121581697 gene encoding aspartyl/asparaginyl beta-hydroxylase isoform X3: MEEPIVEPTRVLEPAVVVEQTEEGKAQLASKNGKKPEGAGGSSFFTWFMVLALLGVWTSVAVVYFDLVDYQGVIVKAKDMHITLSETLQGKLSSYDADGDGDFDVEDAKVLLDEPRRDRKRVRHRVDLVDTESPKTKVKKNKATEDEKPGHVAKREAQKEHPLTKDVGWKLREALKQQLAIIHERVEAKKIAKMALAEVRNILAREEEEKVLGVTRDESAKKAKVAVAARMKEEEEKIEKEEFEKALEKIRRDKEQEEEKGKKHKKEKKPEKKSGKEAEAVGQKAEAPKEAKSKEAPKASAKKLKVSDKGVRK; the protein is encoded by the exons ATGGAAGAGCCAATAGTGGAACCCACCCGGGTGCTGGAACCCGCGGTGGTTGTCGAACAGACCGAAG AAGGCAAAGCACAGCTAGCCAGTAAGAATGGCAAGAAGCCTGAGGGAGCAGGAGGAAGCTCCTTCTTCACTTGGTTCATGGTGCTGGCCCTCCTGGGGGTCTGGACCTCCGTGGCCGTCGTCTATTTCGACCTGGTCGACTACCAAGGCGTCATCG TCAAGGCAAAGGACATGCACATTACCCTCTCTGAGACACTGcaag GTAAACTTTCGTCCTATGACGCCGATGGAGATGGTGACTTCGATGTGGAGGAtgctaaagtattgctag ATGAACCTCGACGCGatcggaaaagagtgagacacaGAG TCGACTTAGTTGACACAGAATCTCCAAAAACAAAGGTCAAGAAAAATAAGGCGACAGAAG ATGAAAAGCCAGGACATGTTGCCAAGAGAGAAGCCCAAAAAG AACACCCTCTGACCAAAGACGTGGGCTGGAAGCTGAGGGAGGCACTAAAACAGCAGCTAGCCATCATCCATGAGCGAGTGGAAGCCAAAAAGATTGCCAAGATGGCGCTGGCCGAGGTGAGGAACATCCTGgccagggaggaggaagagaaggtcCTGGGGGTGACGAGGGATGAGTCGGCAAAGAAGGCCAAGGTGGCGGTAGCAGCTaggatgaaggaggaggaggagaagatagAGAAGGAGGAGTTTGAGAAGGCCTTGGAGAAGATTAGGAGAGAcaaagagcaggaggaggagaagggcaaGAAacataagaaggagaagaagccAGAGAAGAAGTCGGGGAAAGAGGCAGAGGCGGTGGGTCAGAAGGCAGAGGCCCCAAAAGAGGCCAAAAGTAAAGAGGCCCCCAAAGCTTCTGCTAAAAAGCTCAAGGTGTCTGATAAGGGGGTCAGGAAATGA
- the LOC121581697 gene encoding aspartyl/asparaginyl beta-hydroxylase isoform X5: protein MEEPIVEPTRVLEPAVVVEQTEEGKAQLASKNGKKPEGAGGSSFFTWFMVLALLGVWTSVAVVYFDLVDYQGVIVKAKDMHITLSETLQGKLSSYDADGDGDFDVEDAKVLLDEPRRDRKRVRHRGTLPAPPFSLLRHRDEKPGHVAKREAQKEHPLTKDVGWKLREALKQQLAIIHERVEAKKIAKMALAEVRNILAREEEEKVLGVTRDESAKKAKVAVAARMKEEEEKIEKEEFEKALEKIRRDKEQEEEKGKKHKKEKKPEKKSGKEAEAVGQKAEAPKEAKSKEAPKASAKKLKVSDKGVRK from the exons ATGGAAGAGCCAATAGTGGAACCCACCCGGGTGCTGGAACCCGCGGTGGTTGTCGAACAGACCGAAG AAGGCAAAGCACAGCTAGCCAGTAAGAATGGCAAGAAGCCTGAGGGAGCAGGAGGAAGCTCCTTCTTCACTTGGTTCATGGTGCTGGCCCTCCTGGGGGTCTGGACCTCCGTGGCCGTCGTCTATTTCGACCTGGTCGACTACCAAGGCGTCATCG TCAAGGCAAAGGACATGCACATTACCCTCTCTGAGACACTGcaag GTAAACTTTCGTCCTATGACGCCGATGGAGATGGTGACTTCGATGTGGAGGAtgctaaagtattgctag ATGAACCTCGACGCGatcggaaaagagtgagacacaGAGGTACTTTACCTGCTCCCCCATTCTCTCTGCTGAGACACAGAG ATGAAAAGCCAGGACATGTTGCCAAGAGAGAAGCCCAAAAAG AACACCCTCTGACCAAAGACGTGGGCTGGAAGCTGAGGGAGGCACTAAAACAGCAGCTAGCCATCATCCATGAGCGAGTGGAAGCCAAAAAGATTGCCAAGATGGCGCTGGCCGAGGTGAGGAACATCCTGgccagggaggaggaagagaaggtcCTGGGGGTGACGAGGGATGAGTCGGCAAAGAAGGCCAAGGTGGCGGTAGCAGCTaggatgaaggaggaggaggagaagatagAGAAGGAGGAGTTTGAGAAGGCCTTGGAGAAGATTAGGAGAGAcaaagagcaggaggaggagaagggcaaGAAacataagaaggagaagaagccAGAGAAGAAGTCGGGGAAAGAGGCAGAGGCGGTGGGTCAGAAGGCAGAGGCCCCAAAAGAGGCCAAAAGTAAAGAGGCCCCCAAAGCTTCTGCTAAAAAGCTCAAGGTGTCTGATAAGGGGGTCAGGAAATGA
- the LOC121581697 gene encoding triadin isoform X8: protein MEEPIVEPTRVLEPAVVVEQTEEGKAQLASKNGKKPEGAGGSSFFTWFMVLALLGVWTSVAVVYFDLVDYQGVIVKAKDMHITLSETLQGKLSSYDADGDGDFDVEDAKVLLEHPLTKDVGWKLREALKQQLAIIHERVEAKKIAKMALAEVRNILAREEEEKVLGVTRDESAKKAKVAVAARMKEEEEKIEKEEFEKALEKIRRDKEQEEEKGKKHKKEKKPEKKSGKEAEAVGQKAEAPKEAKSKEAPKASAKKLKVSDKGVRK, encoded by the exons ATGGAAGAGCCAATAGTGGAACCCACCCGGGTGCTGGAACCCGCGGTGGTTGTCGAACAGACCGAAG AAGGCAAAGCACAGCTAGCCAGTAAGAATGGCAAGAAGCCTGAGGGAGCAGGAGGAAGCTCCTTCTTCACTTGGTTCATGGTGCTGGCCCTCCTGGGGGTCTGGACCTCCGTGGCCGTCGTCTATTTCGACCTGGTCGACTACCAAGGCGTCATCG TCAAGGCAAAGGACATGCACATTACCCTCTCTGAGACACTGcaag GTAAACTTTCGTCCTATGACGCCGATGGAGATGGTGACTTCGATGTGGAGGAtgctaaagtattgctag AACACCCTCTGACCAAAGACGTGGGCTGGAAGCTGAGGGAGGCACTAAAACAGCAGCTAGCCATCATCCATGAGCGAGTGGAAGCCAAAAAGATTGCCAAGATGGCGCTGGCCGAGGTGAGGAACATCCTGgccagggaggaggaagagaaggtcCTGGGGGTGACGAGGGATGAGTCGGCAAAGAAGGCCAAGGTGGCGGTAGCAGCTaggatgaaggaggaggaggagaagatagAGAAGGAGGAGTTTGAGAAGGCCTTGGAGAAGATTAGGAGAGAcaaagagcaggaggaggagaagggcaaGAAacataagaaggagaagaagccAGAGAAGAAGTCGGGGAAAGAGGCAGAGGCGGTGGGTCAGAAGGCAGAGGCCCCAAAAGAGGCCAAAAGTAAAGAGGCCCCCAAAGCTTCTGCTAAAAAGCTCAAGGTGTCTGATAAGGGGGTCAGGAAATGA
- the LOC121581697 gene encoding vicilin-like seed storage protein At2g18540 isoform X10 → MEEPIVEPTRVLEPAVVVEQTEEGKAQLASKNGKKPEGAGGSSFFTWFMVLALLGVWTSVAVVYFDLVDYQGVIGKLSSYDADGDGDFDVEDAKVLLEHPLTKDVGWKLREALKQQLAIIHERVEAKKIAKMALAEVRNILAREEEEKVLGVTRDESAKKAKVAVAARMKEEEEKIEKEEFEKALEKIRRDKEQEEEKGKKHKKEKKPEKKSGKEAEAVGQKAEAPKEAKSKEAPKASAKKLKVSDKGVRK, encoded by the exons ATGGAAGAGCCAATAGTGGAACCCACCCGGGTGCTGGAACCCGCGGTGGTTGTCGAACAGACCGAAG AAGGCAAAGCACAGCTAGCCAGTAAGAATGGCAAGAAGCCTGAGGGAGCAGGAGGAAGCTCCTTCTTCACTTGGTTCATGGTGCTGGCCCTCCTGGGGGTCTGGACCTCCGTGGCCGTCGTCTATTTCGACCTGGTCGACTACCAAGGCGTCATCG GTAAACTTTCGTCCTATGACGCCGATGGAGATGGTGACTTCGATGTGGAGGAtgctaaagtattgctag AACACCCTCTGACCAAAGACGTGGGCTGGAAGCTGAGGGAGGCACTAAAACAGCAGCTAGCCATCATCCATGAGCGAGTGGAAGCCAAAAAGATTGCCAAGATGGCGCTGGCCGAGGTGAGGAACATCCTGgccagggaggaggaagagaaggtcCTGGGGGTGACGAGGGATGAGTCGGCAAAGAAGGCCAAGGTGGCGGTAGCAGCTaggatgaaggaggaggaggagaagatagAGAAGGAGGAGTTTGAGAAGGCCTTGGAGAAGATTAGGAGAGAcaaagagcaggaggaggagaagggcaaGAAacataagaaggagaagaagccAGAGAAGAAGTCGGGGAAAGAGGCAGAGGCGGTGGGTCAGAAGGCAGAGGCCCCAAAAGAGGCCAAAAGTAAAGAGGCCCCCAAAGCTTCTGCTAAAAAGCTCAAGGTGTCTGATAAGGGGGTCAGGAAATGA
- the LOC121581697 gene encoding vicilin-like seed storage protein At2g18540 isoform X2, giving the protein MVTKKLSRGQKMKEGKAQLASKNGKKPEGAGGSSFFTWFMVLALLGVWTSVAVVYFDLVDYQGVIVKAKDMHITLSETLQGKLSSYDADGDGDFDVEDAKVLLDEPRRDRKRVRHRGTLPAPPFSLLRHRVDLVDTESPKTKVKKNKATEDEKPGHVAKREAQKEHPLTKDVGWKLREALKQQLAIIHERVEAKKIAKMALAEVRNILAREEEEKVLGVTRDESAKKAKVAVAARMKEEEEKIEKEEFEKALEKIRRDKEQEEEKGKKHKKEKKPEKKSGKEAEAVGQKAEAPKEAKSKEAPKASAKKLKVSDKGVRK; this is encoded by the exons ATGGTCACGAAGAAACTCTCACGAGGACAGAAAATGAAAG AAGGCAAAGCACAGCTAGCCAGTAAGAATGGCAAGAAGCCTGAGGGAGCAGGAGGAAGCTCCTTCTTCACTTGGTTCATGGTGCTGGCCCTCCTGGGGGTCTGGACCTCCGTGGCCGTCGTCTATTTCGACCTGGTCGACTACCAAGGCGTCATCG TCAAGGCAAAGGACATGCACATTACCCTCTCTGAGACACTGcaag GTAAACTTTCGTCCTATGACGCCGATGGAGATGGTGACTTCGATGTGGAGGAtgctaaagtattgctag ATGAACCTCGACGCGatcggaaaagagtgagacacaGAGGTACTTTACCTGCTCCCCCATTCTCTCTGCTGAGACACAGAG TCGACTTAGTTGACACAGAATCTCCAAAAACAAAGGTCAAGAAAAATAAGGCGACAGAAG ATGAAAAGCCAGGACATGTTGCCAAGAGAGAAGCCCAAAAAG AACACCCTCTGACCAAAGACGTGGGCTGGAAGCTGAGGGAGGCACTAAAACAGCAGCTAGCCATCATCCATGAGCGAGTGGAAGCCAAAAAGATTGCCAAGATGGCGCTGGCCGAGGTGAGGAACATCCTGgccagggaggaggaagagaaggtcCTGGGGGTGACGAGGGATGAGTCGGCAAAGAAGGCCAAGGTGGCGGTAGCAGCTaggatgaaggaggaggaggagaagatagAGAAGGAGGAGTTTGAGAAGGCCTTGGAGAAGATTAGGAGAGAcaaagagcaggaggaggagaagggcaaGAAacataagaaggagaagaagccAGAGAAGAAGTCGGGGAAAGAGGCAGAGGCGGTGGGTCAGAAGGCAGAGGCCCCAAAAGAGGCCAAAAGTAAAGAGGCCCCCAAAGCTTCTGCTAAAAAGCTCAAGGTGTCTGATAAGGGGGTCAGGAAATGA
- the LOC121581697 gene encoding aspartyl/asparaginyl beta-hydroxylase isoform X7, producing MEEPIVEPTRVLEPAVVVEQTEEGKAQLASKNGKKPEGAGGSSFFTWFMVLALLGVWTSVAVVYFDLVDYQGVIVKAKDMHITLSETLQGKLSSYDADGDGDFDVEDAKVLLDEKPGHVAKREAQKEHPLTKDVGWKLREALKQQLAIIHERVEAKKIAKMALAEVRNILAREEEEKVLGVTRDESAKKAKVAVAARMKEEEEKIEKEEFEKALEKIRRDKEQEEEKGKKHKKEKKPEKKSGKEAEAVGQKAEAPKEAKSKEAPKASAKKLKVSDKGVRK from the exons ATGGAAGAGCCAATAGTGGAACCCACCCGGGTGCTGGAACCCGCGGTGGTTGTCGAACAGACCGAAG AAGGCAAAGCACAGCTAGCCAGTAAGAATGGCAAGAAGCCTGAGGGAGCAGGAGGAAGCTCCTTCTTCACTTGGTTCATGGTGCTGGCCCTCCTGGGGGTCTGGACCTCCGTGGCCGTCGTCTATTTCGACCTGGTCGACTACCAAGGCGTCATCG TCAAGGCAAAGGACATGCACATTACCCTCTCTGAGACACTGcaag GTAAACTTTCGTCCTATGACGCCGATGGAGATGGTGACTTCGATGTGGAGGAtgctaaagtattgctag ATGAAAAGCCAGGACATGTTGCCAAGAGAGAAGCCCAAAAAG AACACCCTCTGACCAAAGACGTGGGCTGGAAGCTGAGGGAGGCACTAAAACAGCAGCTAGCCATCATCCATGAGCGAGTGGAAGCCAAAAAGATTGCCAAGATGGCGCTGGCCGAGGTGAGGAACATCCTGgccagggaggaggaagagaaggtcCTGGGGGTGACGAGGGATGAGTCGGCAAAGAAGGCCAAGGTGGCGGTAGCAGCTaggatgaaggaggaggaggagaagatagAGAAGGAGGAGTTTGAGAAGGCCTTGGAGAAGATTAGGAGAGAcaaagagcaggaggaggagaagggcaaGAAacataagaaggagaagaagccAGAGAAGAAGTCGGGGAAAGAGGCAGAGGCGGTGGGTCAGAAGGCAGAGGCCCCAAAAGAGGCCAAAAGTAAAGAGGCCCCCAAAGCTTCTGCTAAAAAGCTCAAGGTGTCTGATAAGGGGGTCAGGAAATGA
- the LOC121581697 gene encoding aspartyl/asparaginyl beta-hydroxylase isoform X9, which translates to MEEPIVEPTRVLEPAVVVEQTEEGKAQLASKNGKKPEGAGGSSFFTWFMVLALLGVWTSVAVVYFDLVDYQGVIGKLSSYDADGDGDFDVEDAKVLLDEKPGHVAKREAQKEHPLTKDVGWKLREALKQQLAIIHERVEAKKIAKMALAEVRNILAREEEEKVLGVTRDESAKKAKVAVAARMKEEEEKIEKEEFEKALEKIRRDKEQEEEKGKKHKKEKKPEKKSGKEAEAVGQKAEAPKEAKSKEAPKASAKKLKVSDKGVRK; encoded by the exons ATGGAAGAGCCAATAGTGGAACCCACCCGGGTGCTGGAACCCGCGGTGGTTGTCGAACAGACCGAAG AAGGCAAAGCACAGCTAGCCAGTAAGAATGGCAAGAAGCCTGAGGGAGCAGGAGGAAGCTCCTTCTTCACTTGGTTCATGGTGCTGGCCCTCCTGGGGGTCTGGACCTCCGTGGCCGTCGTCTATTTCGACCTGGTCGACTACCAAGGCGTCATCG GTAAACTTTCGTCCTATGACGCCGATGGAGATGGTGACTTCGATGTGGAGGAtgctaaagtattgctag ATGAAAAGCCAGGACATGTTGCCAAGAGAGAAGCCCAAAAAG AACACCCTCTGACCAAAGACGTGGGCTGGAAGCTGAGGGAGGCACTAAAACAGCAGCTAGCCATCATCCATGAGCGAGTGGAAGCCAAAAAGATTGCCAAGATGGCGCTGGCCGAGGTGAGGAACATCCTGgccagggaggaggaagagaaggtcCTGGGGGTGACGAGGGATGAGTCGGCAAAGAAGGCCAAGGTGGCGGTAGCAGCTaggatgaaggaggaggaggagaagatagAGAAGGAGGAGTTTGAGAAGGCCTTGGAGAAGATTAGGAGAGAcaaagagcaggaggaggagaagggcaaGAAacataagaaggagaagaagccAGAGAAGAAGTCGGGGAAAGAGGCAGAGGCGGTGGGTCAGAAGGCAGAGGCCCCAAAAGAGGCCAAAAGTAAAGAGGCCCCCAAAGCTTCTGCTAAAAAGCTCAAGGTGTCTGATAAGGGGGTCAGGAAATGA